The Synechococcus sp. RS9909 genomic interval ACAACGGCTTCTCCAGGCTGCAGATGCAAGTGGTAGGTGTTGGATAACACCATCTGGGCGCCGGTCTCTACCAGCTGGCTGGTGGTCACCCCCTTCACGGTTCCCAGGGTGCCAACGGGCATGAAGCGCGGCGTCGAGACCGGTCCGTGGGGGGTCTGGAAACAGCCGCAGCGCGCCTGGGTGTGCGGGCAGTGGGCGTTGATCTGAAAGCGGAACACGGGCCGGCGGCCACCATCCCTGACCCTACGGTGAACCCCTGCCACCACCTTGGCGCCGTCATCGATGGCCTCCGTTCCGTTCTGGTTGTGCGATCTGGCTGGCGCCTGGGTGTTCTACAGCGTGCTGCCGGCCTGGCCCTGGCTTCAGCCGGGCTTCCGCCGCATCGCCCGTTTCGCGCCCTGGATCGGCTTGGTGATCGGTGTCCTCGCCGGGCTGCTCTGGCTGCTCCTGGAGCGGCTCGGCTGGCCCCCAGCGTCCCGGGTGTTGGTGGTGCTGGGGTTTGAGGCCTGGATCACCGGTGGCCTCCATCACGATGGGGTGATGGACACCGCCGACGGTCTGGCTGCCGGGGAGGGGCGCCGCCTGGCGGCAATGGAGGACAGTCGGGTGGGCGCCAGTGGTGTGATGGCGTTACTGCTGGCGCTTCTGCTCCAGGGCGCGGCTCTGTTGACGCTGGTGGAACGGGCGCCGGCATCGCAGGCGGGACTGCTGCTTCCCGGCTGGCTCGTGGCCGCTGCCTTCTGGGGCCGGTGTGCACCGCTCTGGGCCCTGTTGCGCTTTCCTTATCTCCGTGCCGGCGGAACCGCCGGCTTTCACCGGGCTCAGGCTCGGGGGGGATGGGAGCTGCTTCCAGCTGGATTGGCTGTGCTGCTCGGCCTGGCGCTGGCTTTGCTCCTTCCCCAGACTCGTCTGCTTCTCTGGAGTGTGCCCATGGGCTTGGGGGCGAGCTGGTGGGTGGCGTGTTGGCTGGGGCGACGCCTCGGCGGTCACACCGGTGACAGCTATGGCGCCTGTGTGGTGTGGACGCAGGCCCTCATGCTGATGCTGCTGGCCCTTCTGCCGATGCCGGCGCCGGTTGGGGCAGCCTGAGCACGAAGGCATTGCCCTCCTCCGGCAGAGAGGGATCCAGCTGCCGAGGGCTGCAGCAGAGCCGGAGGCTGCCGCTGCGCTCCTCAGCCAAACGCCGGGCCAGCGCCAGCCCGATGCCGCTACCGGGTCGGTCCTGACTGCGCTGTCCCCGCACGCCCTGCTGGAAGATCCGCTCCCGTTCGGCGGCGGCGATGGCGGGCCCTCCATCCCAAACGCAGATCCAGTCATCGCCCAGCAGCAGTCCAAGCGGCGCGTTGGCTGGGCTGTAGCGGAAGGCGTTCTCCAGCAGGTTGGCGATGATTTCCGCCACCACCTGATCCTCCGGTGCACGCTGGATCGCACTCCAGCCGGGCCAGTCGTCCGGGCCCAACCAGCGCCGCCCCTGGAGTGCCGCCGTGGCGGCGGCCCGCTCGGTCAGGGGCAGCAGCAGGTCTTTCAGGTTCACCCCGGCCCGACCGGGGAGCCCCGGGGGGAGCAGCAGGGCCTGATGGCCCCCGTCGGCGATCACTGGCGTGTCCTTGCCGATGCGGTCGAGGCTGCTGATGTAGTGATCCAGCTGCGCCTGCTCCTCAAGAAGGTGTTGCACCAAGGGGCGATGGCGGCTGTCAGGGTCGAGGCGTCTGAGCAGCAGCTGGGCGTAGGTGCGCAGCGCCGCCAGAGGATTTCGGAGCTGATGCACCAGCAGATGCAGCTGCTCCCGTTGCGCTTCGAGCTGGTCGAGCAGGCGCCGGCGTTCCAGGTCGAGGCTCAGGCTCTGGGCCAGGGCTGCGGCACAGGCCTGAAGGCGCCGGTCCAGGCGTGGGTCCCAGTCGTCGTTGGCATGGCGTTCGGCCCGCAGGGCTCCGAGCAGAAGATCGCCCTGGCGCAGCGGATACCAGCGCCGCTCTGCGGTCGGCGTGCGCAGGGCTGGATCCGACTCCACCGGCGGGAGCTGCCCCTCGACCCTGGGCCATTGCTGCACAGCGTCGAGGCGGGGATCCGCCCCCTGGCTGCCCTGGGCCACATACAGCACCAGTCGCGCCATGGCGGCTTCCCCTTCAAAACTGCTCAGCTGCTGCTGGGCAAGAGCCAGAAACGGTTCGGAGAGAAGCATGGAACCGAAACGTGCTGTCGAACACAGACAAGTGGCGGGACAGCCCCGACACGGGGCTTGTCAATCTGGGAAAAAGTCTTAAGATCAGATGATCGACCGATAGCACGCCCCCTCCGAGAGGCGGCACTTCGGTATCGAATCTGCTGAGGTTGCGCTTTTTTCGCTTCCAAGGCTACAGCAGAGGTTGATGCGTCTTCTGTTGTGCTTTGGCTCTGCCAAGGCTTTCGATGCTGCGAGTCCTTGGTCAGCGTGGGTTGTTCACGTTGACCTGTCTCCCGGATTGCTGACGTCTGGACGCTTTGCGTCGCCCCTTCTCCTCTCCTGCTCCCGTCCGGGAGTTTTCTGCCATGTCCAAAAAGCGCAAGCGGATCAGCCGCCGCCGTCTCGCCGGTCAGCGTGTGCTTGCCCACGTGCCCACCTACAACCTCGAAACGGGCGAGCACAAACCGGTCACTGCCGGTCGTCGCTTCATTGCCGAAAACGGCATCACGCCACCGGCTCTGCTCAAGGTTCGCCGCAACGAGCACACCACCGACCATTTCTTCTGGGGTGAAAAGGGGCTGTTCAGCGCCCAGTACGCCGAAGAGAACCACTTCCTGTTCCCCTCCTTGCGTTGCATTGTCGACCGCATCGGTGAAGACACCCTGTTTGAGGGGCTGGAGCTTGTCGCCGACGATTGGGAGGAAATGGAGGAATACGAATACGCCTTCGTCTGACCCAGTCAGCTCCACCAGCGGCTGAGGGCCGCCTGGATCGCGGGAAGCGATGCCGCCGCGATCGTGTGACCCTCCTCTGACGCCTGCAGTTCCGCTCTCGGAGACGATGCGTCTCCGTTGAGCAGGCACTGCAGCGTTTCGCTGGCACTGAAGGGCACGACCTCATCCCGTGTCCCGTGCACCAGAAGAATGGGTGGACGCCCTTGTGGTGGTGTCCAGCCGGGGTGGGGATAGCCACTGCAGGCGATCAATCCCGCCAGTGGCAGGCCGCAACCGCTCGCTAGAGCCATGGCAGCTCCCTGGGAAAACCCGAGCACCACCGTTCTCTCCAGGGGACGATCCCGATCGCTGAGCGATTGAAGGCGTTGGCTCAGCTCCTGACATGCCGCGGGTACTGCGCTCCAATCCGCTGGGAAGAGCCCATACCACTGCCGTCCAATGCCCTGCGGATGCAGCTCCGGAGCTCGCAGTGCCACCAGCTCCACCGGCTTGGGCAGATCGGCCGTGAGTGCTTCCCCGAGCGGCAGCAGGTCCTCCGCATCAGCACCCCAACCATGAAGGAGCACCAATCGATGTCGGGCTCCAGGAATGGAGCGCAGCAGCTGGTCGTCGGTCATGACTGCGGGCATCAGGTGGAGATGGGAGTCTTCTCTCTTTGCAGAAATCCCTGCTGCGTAGGTTGGCCCATGGAATCCTTCTGCTGCCATGGCACCCACCGCCCTGTTGAGCGTGTCCGACAAGCGTGGGCTGGTGACCCTGGCGGAGGCCCTGCATCGCCGTCATGGCTTCCGGCTGCTCTCCAGCGGAGGCACCGCAGCGGTGCTCGAGCAGGCCGGTTGTCCTGTGACTCGGGTGGCGGATCACACCGGAGCACCGGAGATTCTGGGTGGCCGGGTGAAAACACTGCACCCCCGCATTCATGGCGGCATCCTGGCGAAGCGGGGCGATCCCAACCACGACGCCGACCTGGCGGCGCAGCAGATCGATCGGATCGATCTGGTGGTGGTGAACCTGTATCCCTTCCGCGAAACGGTGGCCGATCCAGACGTGACCTGGGACACGGCGATCGAAACCATTGATATCGGTGGGCCCACCATGGTGCGCTCGGCTGCCAAAAACCATGCCGATGTGGCGGTGCTCACCAGCCCTGAGCAATACGACAGGGTGATCGCAGCCCTCGACCGCCCCGGTGGGATCGATGCCGGCTTGCGTCGCCGGCTTGCGCTCGAGGCGTTTGCCCATACCGCCGCCTACGACACCGCCATCAGCAACTGGATGAACGACCGGATGCGGAGGGCCGAGAACGCCACTGGGTCACAGGAGGGCGATGACGACGAGGCTGCTGCGCTGCCCTGGCTGGAAGCCGTTCCCCTGCGTCAGCGCCTGCGCTACGGCGAAAACCCCCATCAGCAGGCCAGTTGGTACAGCAGCCCCCGCGGCGGTTGGGGGGGTGCCCTGCAACTGCAGGGCAAGGAGCTCAGCACCAACAACCTGCTCGATCTGGAGGCGGCCCTCGCCACCGTGCGCGAGTTCGGTTACGGCAGCGACGGGCGTCACCCCGCCCAGCAACCTGCCGCCGTGGTGGTGAAGCACACCAATCCCTGCGGTGTGGCCGTCGCCGATGCGGTGGCGGCGGCGCTCACCCGGGCTCTGGATGCGGATCGGGTGAGTGCTTTCGGCGGCATCGTTGCCCTCAACGGCGTGGTGGAGGCGGCGGCGGCCAGGGAACTCACCGGCTTGTTCCTGGAGTGCGTGGTGGCCCCGGGCTACACCGCGGAGGCGCGCCACATCCTGGCGGCGAAAGCCAACCTGCGCCTGCTGGAACTGGCACCCGCGGCCATCGACGCTGCCGGCCATGCGCATGTGCGCAGCATCCTCGGCGGGTTGTTGGTGCAGGACCTCGATGATCAGCCGATCGATCCCGCCAGCTGGACCGTGGCGACGCAACGTCCGCCCACGGCCCAGGAGCAGGCGGATCTGCGCTTCGCCTGGCAGTTGGTGCGCCACGTGCGTTCGAACGCGATTGTGGTGGCCAGGGCTGGACAGAGTCTGGGGGTGGGGGCCGGCCAGATGAACCGGGTCGGTTCCGCTCGCCTGGCGCTCGAGGCGGCCGGGGATCAGGCCCGGGGGGCGGTGCTGGCCAGCGATGGCTTTTTCCCCTTCGACGACACGGTGCGCCTGGCCGCGAGCCATGGCATCACCGCAGTGATTCACCCCGGCGGCAGCCTGCGCGATGCCGATTCAATCAAGGCCTGCGATGAACTCGGTCTGGCGATGCTGCTCACCGGCCGCCGTCATTTCTTGCATTGAGGCCTGACCCCCTAACCTCCCTCTCACGCGTCCTTCTGTTTGGTTGATTGATGACCCTCGCTGCCCTTCCCTTCGCTGCGAATTTCCTGCATCCGCTGATGATGTGGGCGCTGCTTGCCGGCGGTGGCTACGCCCTTTATCTGGGTGTGCAGGCGAAGAAGGTTCGCACCGGCACGCCGGAGGAACGCAAAGCCCTGATTCCCGGCAAATTCGCTCAGCGTCACTATCTCTGGGGGAGCGTGCTGCTGGTGGTGATGGTGTTCGGCACCCTGGGCGGGATGGCCGTCACCTACCTCAACAACGGCAAGCTGTTTGTCAGCCCTCACCTGATCGTCGGCCTGGCGATGACGGGTCTGATCGCCGCCGCTGCCGCTCTTTCACCGCTGATGCAGCAGGGTAATCTGCTGGCGCGTAAGGCCCATGTGGGCCTCAACATGGGGGTGCTGACCCTGTTCCTGTGGCAGGCCGTGACCGGCATGCAGATCGTGAACAAGATCTGGGCGAACCGCTGAGGGTTGGAGGCGATCAGAAAGCGGCCCGTCGCCTCGGCGGGCAGATCAAGCCATGGCTGGCGTGAAAATCTTCCTGCACCTTCCAGGTGAGCTTGCGTGAGATCTGGCGCACGATCTGCCTGAGCAGGTGATCGCCGCTCGATTGCACCAGCTGCTCCGGCAGCATGGTGATGACTTTCGGCAGCCGGATCCACACCGAGAGATCCAGGCTCCAGCTCACGTTGGTGGCTTCCGCCACGGCGTCCTGATGTGGATCCTCGTCCAGGCTCAGTTCGGCCTGGAAGTTCACGTCGTAGAGCGTTGTCAGCCCCGGGTCAGCATCCGGAATGGGCACGGTCACAATCGCATAGGTGCCCTGGTGCTGCGGCAACAGGCGCAAGCCGATCATCGGTTCAACCTCGAAGCCGAAATTCCCGAAGCGGCCGAGCGTCAAGGCATAGGCCTGGGCATCGATCGGGTCCACGTCCATCGGCGCGGCGCAGCGACGGAACCAGCCTTCGTGGCAATCGAGATAGGCCGCGACCTGGTGGCGCGGGGCCAGCATCTCCATGCGGTCAGCGAATTGGCTGCGGTAGCAGCGCACCTGGGGATCGTCGCTGTGGCGCAGGGTTTCGGCCGGAGTTCTCGTCAAGAGCAGCACGGATGGGGGTCCCTCGCCGGGGGTGTTCCCCGCTAGATCAACCAATGTAAAGCGGCCTGGCCTTCAGCTTTCGCTCAAGGCGATCAGACGCTGAATCACCTGCTCCACGGCCCGGTCTGGTGTGGAGGCTCCGGAGGTGATGCCCACGGTGACCGGTCCGGGCGGCAGAAAATCCGTCTCGTGCACCAGATCGCCTCCCAGGGGTTTGTGCTCGATGCTGTTATCGGGATCGATCCGTTCCGGCGTGTCGATATGGAAGGAGCGGATGCCGCGGCTGATGGCGATCTCCTGCAGGTGGGTGGTGTTGGAGGAGTTGTAGCCCCCGATGACCACCATCAGGTCAAGAGGCTCATCCACCAGGGAGAACATGGCATCCTGCCGCTCCTGGGTGGCATCGCAGATGGTGTTGAAGGCGAGGAAGTGCTCATTCAGTCGGGTCGGTCCGTATTTGCTGAGCATGGTGCGCTCGAACAGACGACCGATTTCTTCAGTTTCGCTTTTGAGCATGGTCGTCTGGTTGGCCACGCCCAGCCGCTCGAGATCGCGATCGGGATCGAAGCCGGGGGAGCAGGCCCGGGCGAAGCGGGCCATGAAGGCCTCCCGATCCCCCTGACCGAGGATGTAGTCCGACACCAGGCGCGCTTCCTCCAGATCCAGCACCACCAGATAGGTGCCGGCGAAGGAGCTGGTGGCAAGCGTTTCCTCGTGCTTCACCTTGCCGTGAATGATTGAGGTGAACGCATGCTTCTTGTGCTTCTCCACCGTGGTCCACACCTTGGAGACCCAGGGGCAGGTGGTGTCCACGATGTGGCAGCCACGCTCATTGAGCAGTTGCATTTCCTGCACGGTGGCACCGAAGGCCGGCAGGATCACCACATCGCCGGAGGCCACGTCGGAAAAGTCCTTCACCCCCTGATCCACGGGGATGAACCGCACATCCATCTCGCGTAGGTGGTCGTTCACCGAGGGGTTGTGGATGATCTCGTTGGTGATCCACAGCCGTTCACTCGGATAGTGGCGCCGGGTTTCGTAGGCCATCGCCACCGCCCGTTCCACTCCCCAGCAGAAGCCAAAGGCCTCGGCCAGCCGCACCGTGAGACGGCCTTGCGTCAGCCGGTAGTCGTTGTCGCGAATCGAGCCGATCAGGCCGCTCTGATAGGCCTGCTCCAGGCTGCCGGCCACCTCCTCGGCCCGTCCGAAGCCACGGCGATTGTAACGATCGGAGTGATGCAGCGAGCGCTTGAAGGCGTGGGTATCCATGGCGCGGCGTCAGCGATGGGGTGACTCTATGGGCCCAGAACAAAACCCGGCCCCATGGGAGCCGGGTCGAGAAGGTCAGCGGATGCTGAAGTAAGACGTCAGTTGCTGGCTGAGGCGAAATCCGGATAGGCCTCCATGCCGTGCTCCCCGATGTCGAGACCTTCGATCTCTTCTTTTTCGGTGACCCGGATGCCACCGAAGATGCCACCGATGATCGACCAGGCGATCCAGCAGGTGATCAGCGTCCAGATCGCATAGGCCGCGCAGCCCAGAGCCTGAACGCCCAGCTGGGAAATGCCACCACCGTTGAAGAGGCCGATGCCAGCAGCACCGGTATCCATGCCGTCCACGCCCCAGAGGCCGATCACGAGGGTGCCCCAGATGCCGCAGACGCCGTGCACGGAAAAGGCACCCACCGGATCATCGATCTGAGCTGCATCGATCGCCGCAACGGCGAACACGACGATGATGCCACCGATCGCACCGGTCACCCAGGACCCCACCAGGGTCATGTTGCCGCAACCGGCTGTGATGCTCACCAGGCCAGCGAGAATGCCGTTGATGATCATCGTCAGGTCAGGCTTGCCGGAGGTCATGGTGGACACCACAGTGGCCCCAATGGCGCCGCCCGCAGCGGCCAGGGTGGTGGTCACAGCCACGTAGGCCACGTATTGATCCATGGCCAGCTCGGAGCCAGGGTTGAAGCCATACCAGCCGATCCACAGGATCAGAGCGCCGAGGGTGGCGATGGCCATGTTGTGCCCGGGGAGTGCCTGAGGCTTGCCATCGACGAATTTGCCGATGCGAGGTCCGAGCAGCATGGCGCCGACCAAACCGGCCCAAGCACCCACGGAGTGCACGATCGAGGAACCAGCGAAGTCGATGAAGCCCAGCTCACTCAGCCAGCCACCATTCCACTGCCACGACCCGGAGATCGGATAGATCACAGCCGTGAGCACCAGGGCGAAGATCACGAATTCACCGAACTTGACGCGCTCAGCGACAAGGCCCGACACGATCGTGGCCGCAGTGCCTGCGAACGCCGCCTGGAAGAGGAAGTCAACCGAGGGCACCAAACCACCCTCAGCGATCAGTTCCGGTGTGACGGTGGGGTCAAAGAACAGGCCGCTGAAGTAGAGCCAGCCTGCGGCCACCGGATCGCCATACATCAGCGAGTAACCGATGAACCAGTAGGCGGTCACCGCCAGGGCGAACACAAACAGGTTCTTGGCGAGAATATTCACCGCATTTTTCTGGCGGCACATCCCGGCTTCGACCATGGCGAAACCGGCGTTCATGAAGATCACCAGGATCGTGGCCACCAGCAACCAGAGGTTGTTGGCCAGGAAAGCGGCATTCAGCTCGGGCATCTCGGCGGCATGGGCCGAGAGGTTGAACAGACCGAGACCGAAGAGGGCGACAGGCACGCAGGCCAGCCACATCAGGGAACGATTCGACTTGAAGCCGCGAATGCTGCGCAAGAGGAGCATGGGGCCATCCAGAAGACTGGCGTCCTGGAGGCGTGTCTTGCCCCGCCTTGCAGGCGAGTGCAGAGCAGTTGTCATGAAAGGAGAGCAGGGCTGCAGAACGGGCTGGACGCTGAGGTCCGGCATCCGTTGACAAAGTGCTCGCTTGTGAACCATTCCCAGGTGGCGATTGTTACCGAATCGCCGATTGGTGGGTCAGCACCGGCCTGAGGCCATCCCAGAGGATGTGATCGGCCTCGAAGCGGAAGGCGCAGGGCAGTACCTCAACGCCGGCGCTCAGGGCCTCCCGGAAGAGCTCGCCGTAGCGGGGATCGGCGCTGTCGCCCGGAGCGAAGGCGGTCACATCCGGTCGGCTCAGGCAGGGCACCAGCACGGCCCTGGCGTCCGGCAGCAGGGCACGCAGCTCCTCCAGGTGCTTCTGCCCCCGTTCGGTGACCGTGTCTGGGAACAAAGCAAGATGGCCCTCGCTCCAGGTGGTGTTCTTCACTTCCACATAGATCGCTCTGGGGTCGCTTACCTGCGCAGCCGGTGAGAGCAGCAGATCGATGCGGCTGCGGCGGTCTTTGCCGTAGGGCACTTCGCCCCGGATGGTGGCGATCGGCCCCAGCTGCTCCTCCAGACAGCCGGCTTCGATCGCGGCCCGGATCAGGCGATTCGGCAGGGCGGTGTTGATGCCCACCCAGCAGGGGGTGCCATCGGCCCCGGGCACCTCCGCCTGCTCCCAGGTCCAGGCGAGCTTGCGGGTCGGAGAGGGGGCATGGCGCAGCCGGACCCTGCCTCCGGAGTGCAGCACGCCGGTCATCGGTCCGGTGTTGGCGCAGTGGGCGGTCACCTCACGGCCGTCATCGAGGCGAACATCGGCCAGGAAGCGTTTGTAGCGCTTGAGCAGCACGCCCTCCTGCAGGGGTTCGAAGGCGAGAAGCGGATGGCCGGGCATGGCAGCGCAGCACCAGGGACACAGATGGTGGTCATGGTGGCCCCTGGCGTGAGGTTGGCGGGCTGAAGCGGTCGAGAATGCCGCCCAGTTCAGCAGTGCCGGCCGGGCCGTCGATGGCGAGATCCCTTAAACGCATCGCCCTCGTGGTGACCTACGGCACCATGCTCAGCAAGCTGGGTGGCCTCGTGCGGCAGCTGGTGATCGCCGCCGCCTTCGGCGTCGGAGCCGCCTACGACGCCTACAACTACGCCTATGTGTTGCCGGGATTTCTGCTGATCCTGCTCGGCGGCATCAATGGCCCGTTTCACAGCGCCATGGTGAGTGTGCTCAGTCGCCGGCCGCGGCAGGAGGGAGCCCACATCCTCGCCACGCTCAACACGATGGTGAGTGCCCTGTTGCTGGCGGTCACGCTGCTGCTGGTGCTGGCAGCCGACCCCCTGATCACGCTGGTGGGGCCGGGCCTGAGTGCTGAGTTGCACCACAACGCCGTGCTGCAGCTCCAGGTGATGGCGCCGATGGCGTTGCTGGCTGGATTGATCGGTCTCGGTTTCGGTTCCCTCAATGCCGCCGATGAGTTCTGGATCCCGGCGATCTCTCCGCTGATGTCGAGCCTGGCTCTGATCCTTGGGGTCGGTGTGTTGTGGTGGCAGCTCGGTGATGCGATCGCCACACCGGCCTTCGCGATCCAGGGCGGGGTCGTGCTGGCGCTCGCCACTCTGGTGGGGGCCCTGCTGCAGTGGCTCCTCCAGCTGCCGGCCCTCGCCCGTCAGGGTCTGGCACGGCTGCGTTTCGTCTGGGATTGGCGCCACCCGGGTGTTCAGGAGGTGTGGCGTGTGATGGGACCGGCCACCCTCTCCTCAGGGATGTTGCAGATCAATGTGTTCACCGATCTGTTCTTCGCTTCCGCCCTGGTGGGGGCTGCTGCAGGCCTGGGCTACGCCAATCTGCTCGTGCAGACCCCTCTGGGCCTGATCTCCAATGCCCTGTTGGTGCCCCTGCTGCCCACCTTTTCCCGCCTGACGGCACCGCAGGATCGGCCGGCTCTGGTGGATCGGATTCGCCAGGGGTTGATGCTCTCGACCGCATCGATGCTGCCCCTGGGGGCCCTCTTCGTCGCCCTTGGTGGCCCGATCGTGGCGCTCGTCTACGAACGGGGGGCCTTTGATCAGCAGGCTGTGCAGCTGGTGACCGGTCTGCTGATGGCCTATGGCGTCGGCATGCCGGCCTATCTGGGCCGGGATGTGTTGGTGCGGGTGTTCTATGCCCTCGGGGATGGCACGACGCCGTTTCGGCTCTCCCTGGCGGGGATCGGGCTGAATGTGCTCTTCGACTGGGTGCTGGTGGGCGGCCCGAGCCCCTGGGGGCCCCAGCTTCCCTTCAGCTTCGGCGCGCCAGGCCTGGTGCTTGCCACCGCGGCGATCAACCTGATCACCTGCACCGCCCTGTTGCTCGTGCTGCAGCGGCGCCTGGCTGGTCTGCCTCTGTTCGCCTGGGGCCGGGACGCCCTGGCCCTGGGCTTCGCGGCGGTGCTCGCCGGTGTGGCGGCCTGGGCGGTGAGCCTCGGCTTGGCCTGGGCTGCTGATGTGCCGGGTCGGATCCTGCAGGTGGGCGTCTCGGCCTCCGTGGGGCTGCTGGTGTTCGTGCTGGTGGGTCGGCGCAGTGGCGTTCCTGAATTGGAGGCTCTGGTGCGGGGGATTCGGCGTCGGTTCAGCTCTCGTTGAGTCGCACGTTGCGTTCTTCGCGCACATGAATCGGCAGCTCGAGCTGCTGACGGCCCACCACCTGAGGCCCTTGAACCGAAAGAATCCGGGCCTCGATGCCGAAGTCGCGAAAGGCGGTTTCCAGCTCCTGGATCAGGGCTTTCTCCACCTGCGCCTCCGCATCCACCACCTTGCCGATCAGCCGCCCGCCAAGACGCCCGATCCGCTGCCGCACCACCTCGCGTGCGTTGGTGACCTCGATGATCAGCACAGGAACTCCGGAGGTGCGTGCAACCTTATCG includes:
- a CDS encoding 4-hydroxy-3-methylbut-2-enyl diphosphate reductase, with product MDTHAFKRSLHHSDRYNRRGFGRAEEVAGSLEQAYQSGLIGSIRDNDYRLTQGRLTVRLAEAFGFCWGVERAVAMAYETRRHYPSERLWITNEIIHNPSVNDHLREMDVRFIPVDQGVKDFSDVASGDVVILPAFGATVQEMQLLNERGCHIVDTTCPWVSKVWTTVEKHKKHAFTSIIHGKVKHEETLATSSFAGTYLVVLDLEEARLVSDYILGQGDREAFMARFARACSPGFDPDRDLERLGVANQTTMLKSETEEIGRLFERTMLSKYGPTRLNEHFLAFNTICDATQERQDAMFSLVDEPLDLMVVIGGYNSSNTTHLQEIAISRGIRSFHIDTPERIDPDNSIEHKPLGGDLVHETDFLPPGPVTVGITSGASTPDRAVEQVIQRLIALSES
- a CDS encoding DUF4079 domain-containing protein, with the protein product MTLAALPFAANFLHPLMMWALLAGGGYALYLGVQAKKVRTGTPEERKALIPGKFAQRHYLWGSVLLVVMVFGTLGGMAVTYLNNGKLFVSPHLIVGLAMTGLIAAAAALSPLMQQGNLLARKAHVGLNMGVLTLFLWQAVTGMQIVNKIWANR
- a CDS encoding DUF3155 domain-containing protein, with the protein product MSKKRKRISRRRLAGQRVLAHVPTYNLETGEHKPVTAGRRFIAENGITPPALLKVRRNEHTTDHFFWGEKGLFSAQYAEENHFLFPSLRCIVDRIGEDTLFEGLELVADDWEEMEEYEYAFV
- a CDS encoding adenosylcobinamide-GDP ribazoletransferase, whose product is MASVPFWLCDLAGAWVFYSVLPAWPWLQPGFRRIARFAPWIGLVIGVLAGLLWLLLERLGWPPASRVLVVLGFEAWITGGLHHDGVMDTADGLAAGEGRRLAAMEDSRVGASGVMALLLALLLQGAALLTLVERAPASQAGLLLPGWLVAAAFWGRCAPLWALLRFPYLRAGGTAGFHRAQARGGWELLPAGLAVLLGLALALLLPQTRLLLWSVPMGLGASWWVACWLGRRLGGHTGDSYGACVVWTQALMLMLLALLPMPAPVGAA
- a CDS encoding alpha/beta hydrolase, translating into MPAVMTDDQLLRSIPGARHRLVLLHGWGADAEDLLPLGEALTADLPKPVELVALRAPELHPQGIGRQWYGLFPADWSAVPAACQELSQRLQSLSDRDRPLERTVVLGFSQGAAMALASGCGLPLAGLIACSGYPHPGWTPPQGRPPILLVHGTRDEVVPFSASETLQCLLNGDASSPRAELQASEEGHTIAAASLPAIQAALSRWWS
- the sfsA gene encoding DNA/RNA nuclease SfsA; protein product: MPGHPLLAFEPLQEGVLLKRYKRFLADVRLDDGREVTAHCANTGPMTGVLHSGGRVRLRHAPSPTRKLAWTWEQAEVPGADGTPCWVGINTALPNRLIRAAIEAGCLEEQLGPIATIRGEVPYGKDRRSRIDLLLSPAAQVSDPRAIYVEVKNTTWSEGHLALFPDTVTERGQKHLEELRALLPDARAVLVPCLSRPDVTAFAPGDSADPRYGELFREALSAGVEVLPCAFRFEADHILWDGLRPVLTHQSAIR
- a CDS encoding DUF1997 domain-containing protein encodes the protein MLLLTRTPAETLRHSDDPQVRCYRSQFADRMEMLAPRHQVAAYLDCHEGWFRRCAAPMDVDPIDAQAYALTLGRFGNFGFEVEPMIGLRLLPQHQGTYAIVTVPIPDADPGLTTLYDVNFQAELSLDEDPHQDAVAEATNVSWSLDLSVWIRLPKVITMLPEQLVQSSGDHLLRQIVRQISRKLTWKVQEDFHASHGLICPPRRRAAF
- a CDS encoding ammonium transporter; translated protein: MTTALHSPARRGKTRLQDASLLDGPMLLLRSIRGFKSNRSLMWLACVPVALFGLGLFNLSAHAAEMPELNAAFLANNLWLLVATILVIFMNAGFAMVEAGMCRQKNAVNILAKNLFVFALAVTAYWFIGYSLMYGDPVAAGWLYFSGLFFDPTVTPELIAEGGLVPSVDFLFQAAFAGTAATIVSGLVAERVKFGEFVIFALVLTAVIYPISGSWQWNGGWLSELGFIDFAGSSIVHSVGAWAGLVGAMLLGPRIGKFVDGKPQALPGHNMAIATLGALILWIGWYGFNPGSELAMDQYVAYVAVTTTLAAAGGAIGATVVSTMTSGKPDLTMIINGILAGLVSITAGCGNMTLVGSWVTGAIGGIIVVFAVAAIDAAQIDDPVGAFSVHGVCGIWGTLVIGLWGVDGMDTGAAGIGLFNGGGISQLGVQALGCAAYAIWTLITCWIAWSIIGGIFGGIRVTEKEEIEGLDIGEHGMEAYPDFASASN
- the purH gene encoding bifunctional phosphoribosylaminoimidazolecarboxamide formyltransferase/IMP cyclohydrolase codes for the protein MAPTALLSVSDKRGLVTLAEALHRRHGFRLLSSGGTAAVLEQAGCPVTRVADHTGAPEILGGRVKTLHPRIHGGILAKRGDPNHDADLAAQQIDRIDLVVVNLYPFRETVADPDVTWDTAIETIDIGGPTMVRSAAKNHADVAVLTSPEQYDRVIAALDRPGGIDAGLRRRLALEAFAHTAAYDTAISNWMNDRMRRAENATGSQEGDDDEAAALPWLEAVPLRQRLRYGENPHQQASWYSSPRGGWGGALQLQGKELSTNNLLDLEAALATVREFGYGSDGRHPAQQPAAVVVKHTNPCGVAVADAVAAALTRALDADRVSAFGGIVALNGVVEAAAARELTGLFLECVVAPGYTAEARHILAAKANLRLLELAPAAIDAAGHAHVRSILGGLLVQDLDDQPIDPASWTVATQRPPTAQEQADLRFAWQLVRHVRSNAIVVARAGQSLGVGAGQMNRVGSARLALEAAGDQARGAVLASDGFFPFDDTVRLAASHGITAVIHPGGSLRDADSIKACDELGLAMLLTGRRHFLH
- a CDS encoding sensor histidine kinase KdpD; protein product: MLLSEPFLALAQQQLSSFEGEAAMARLVLYVAQGSQGADPRLDAVQQWPRVEGQLPPVESDPALRTPTAERRWYPLRQGDLLLGALRAERHANDDWDPRLDRRLQACAAALAQSLSLDLERRRLLDQLEAQREQLHLLVHQLRNPLAALRTYAQLLLRRLDPDSRHRPLVQHLLEEQAQLDHYISSLDRIGKDTPVIADGGHQALLLPPGLPGRAGVNLKDLLLPLTERAAATAALQGRRWLGPDDWPGWSAIQRAPEDQVVAEIIANLLENAFRYSPANAPLGLLLGDDWICVWDGGPAIAAAERERIFQQGVRGQRSQDRPGSGIGLALARRLAEERSGSLRLCCSPRQLDPSLPEEGNAFVLRLPQPAPASAEGPAASA